One window of the Methanocaldococcus vulcanius M7 genome contains the following:
- a CDS encoding D-aminoacyl-tRNA deacylase: MKFLLIASNRDPASKNIAKCIREEFGVDVFEVEKELLSITSDDLETAHYYIFLSKHRSKAGKPSLTVHTPGNLTENNEFGGNPKEVCPSDAILNTLLLKNIYNTYVEFHKLGKIGNFDVSFEVVHHSPTDLKAPTVFVEIGSTEKEWRLKEAGEVIAKSVLDTIEMIKSKNYDKKIKAVGFGGGHYAPKFTKLALSGDYYFSYLIPKYCSVDEDVLTQLFEKTDVDIALIDWKGCKGEDKKRYVKFFEKEGIKWEKI, from the coding sequence AAAAACATTGCTAAATGCATAAGAGAGGAATTTGGAGTGGATGTATTTGAAGTTGAGAAGGAACTTTTATCTATAACGTCAGATGATTTAGAAACTGCACATTATTACATATTTTTGTCAAAACACAGAAGTAAAGCAGGAAAACCTTCCTTAACCGTTCACACTCCAGGAAATTTAACAGAAAATAACGAATTCGGAGGAAATCCAAAAGAAGTATGTCCGAGTGATGCTATTTTAAACACCCTTCTATTAAAAAACATCTACAATACATACGTGGAATTCCACAAACTCGGAAAAATAGGAAACTTTGACGTGTCTTTTGAGGTTGTTCATCACTCTCCAACAGATTTAAAAGCCCCAACTGTCTTTGTTGAGATTGGAAGCACAGAAAAAGAGTGGCGTTTAAAAGAAGCGGGAGAGGTAATTGCAAAATCTGTTTTGGATACCATAGAGATGATTAAATCAAAAAATTACGATAAAAAAATTAAAGCGGTAGGGTTTGGAGGAGGACATTATGCTCCAAAATTCACAAAACTTGCATTAAGCGGAGATTACTATTTTAGTTATCTTATTCCAAAATACTGCTCAGTTGATGAAGATGTTCTAACTCAACTTTTCGAAAAAACAGATGTGGATATTGCTCTTATTGATTGGAAAGGTTGTAAAGGAGAGGATAAGAAAAGATATGTAAAATTTTTTGAAAAGGAGGGAATTAAATGGGAAAAGATTTGA